A genomic segment from Tissierellales bacterium encodes:
- a CDS encoding DUF4364 family protein has translation MFFEESDQIARHKLTLLYIIDKVDFRITNSEITQFVLESDFMNYFFVQQYLGEMIDASMIDIKIEDGNEYYALTPIGKETLRFFIKRIPSHIVDDINSKYEITKKEKIKEKQVIGKYYQKNDFEFIVNLKVIENDLTLFNLSLNVPSKEQAKYICNNWKSNPEYIYKELFRLLTENKDQI, from the coding sequence ATGTTTTTCGAAGAATCTGATCAAATCGCAAGACATAAACTCACACTTCTCTATATTATTGACAAAGTAGATTTCAGAATTACAAACTCAGAAATTACTCAATTTGTTTTAGAAAGTGATTTTATGAATTATTTTTTCGTTCAACAATATCTAGGCGAAATGATTGATGCCTCTATGATTGATATAAAAATTGAAGATGGAAATGAGTATTACGCTTTAACTCCAATAGGAAAGGAAACTCTAAGATTTTTTATCAAGAGAATTCCATCTCATATAGTAGATGACATCAACTCAAAATACGAGATAACAAAGAAAGAAAAAATTAAAGAAAAGCAGGTCATAGGCAAGTATTATCAAAAGAACGATTTTGAATTTATTGTTAATTTAAAGGTTATAGAAAACGACCTGACTTTGTTCAATTTGTCTTTAAATGTTCCATCTAAAGAGCAAGCCAAGTATATATGCAACAATTGGAAATCAAATCCAGAATATATCTACAAAGAACTTTTTAGATTGCTTACAGAAAACAAAGATCAAATTTAA
- a CDS encoding response regulator, producing MKVLIADDAAFMRMMIRNILEENGIEVIGEASNGKEAVERYKELSPDLVTMDITMPVKNGIDAIKDIRAFDSKAKILACSAMGQESMVIEAIKGGAQGFIVKPFQADKLILELTKLYEK from the coding sequence ATGAAAGTTTTAATTGCAGATGATGCTGCATTTATGAGAATGATGATAAGAAATATATTAGAGGAAAATGGCATTGAAGTTATTGGGGAGGCTTCAAATGGAAAAGAAGCAGTTGAAAGGTATAAGGAACTATCACCAGATTTGGTAACTATGGATATAACTATGCCTGTTAAGAATGGAATAGATGCTATAAAAGATATACGAGCATTTGATTCTAAAGCTAAGATTTTGGCATGTTCTGCTATGGGGCAAGAATCTATGGTTATAGAAGCTATAAAAGGAGGAGCGCAAGGGTTTATAGTTAAACCGTTTCAAGCGGATAAACTTATATTAGAACTAACTAAGTTGTATGAGAAGTAA
- a CDS encoding bifunctional folylpolyglutamate synthase/dihydrofolate synthase has protein sequence MNYEEAIDFIHSSYKFGSKLGLDNIRELLKRLGNPQSKLDIIHIAGTNGKGSTASFVNQILIEAGYKVGLFTSPYLEYFNERIRVDNILIDEDDLIRGVLKIKNAIDKMVEDGHNHPTEFEIVTALGFLHFLDKKVDIVVLEVGLGGRFDATNVIEESMASVITSISKDHTHILGNTLEEIAFEKSGIIKENGHVYVYPQKIQAEKVIENISAKRGAVFKTYDISQVKNIKFTEKGSVFDIEIEELIYKNLEIKMLGRHQVYNSTLAVMMLDDLNRRGLVNIEEKHYRLGLLNTRWNGRLEIISENPLILIDGAHNEDGARALSEALSEYYKSKKKILCIGVLKDKDLDVILEYVLPHFDEVVVTEPCNPRALGFRELEEKIKERGKSVIAIKELDEAIETTLKKKEGYDLFVFSGSLYLIGEIRKYIGKK, from the coding sequence ATGAATTATGAAGAGGCAATAGATTTTATACATAGTTCGTATAAATTTGGAAGTAAATTAGGACTTGATAATATAAGAGAACTATTAAAGCGATTGGGCAATCCTCAAAGTAAGCTTGATATAATTCACATAGCAGGGACTAATGGAAAGGGTTCAACGGCATCATTTGTCAATCAGATATTGATAGAAGCAGGTTATAAAGTCGGTCTTTTTACATCCCCATATCTAGAATATTTTAATGAGAGAATTAGAGTTGATAATATATTAATTGATGAAGATGATTTGATAAGAGGAGTATTAAAAATAAAAAATGCAATAGATAAAATGGTGGAAGATGGTCATAATCATCCTACAGAATTTGAAATAGTTACTGCTCTTGGCTTTTTGCATTTTTTAGATAAAAAAGTTGATATAGTAGTACTTGAAGTGGGCTTAGGTGGGCGATTTGATGCTACAAATGTAATAGAAGAGTCTATGGCATCTGTGATTACATCCATATCGAAAGACCACACACATATATTAGGAAATACTCTTGAAGAGATTGCTTTTGAAAAATCAGGTATTATAAAAGAAAATGGTCATGTATATGTATATCCTCAAAAAATACAGGCTGAAAAAGTTATAGAAAATATATCTGCTAAAAGAGGCGCTGTTTTTAAAACTTATGATATTTCTCAGGTGAAAAATATAAAATTTACTGAAAAGGGATCTGTTTTTGATATAGAAATTGAAGAGCTGATATACAAAAATCTTGAAATTAAAATGCTGGGACGTCATCAGGTGTACAACTCTACACTAGCAGTTATGATGTTAGATGATTTGAATAGAAGAGGTTTGGTCAATATTGAAGAAAAGCATTATCGATTGGGTCTTCTAAATACTAGGTGGAATGGACGTCTTGAAATTATAAGTGAAAATCCACTTATATTGATAGATGGGGCTCACAATGAAGATGGAGCTAGAGCGCTTAGTGAAGCCTTGAGTGAATATTATAAATCAAAGAAGAAAATACTATGTATTGGAGTTTTAAAGGATAAAGATTTGGATGTTATACTTGAATATGTACTGCCTCATTTTGATGAAGTTGTAGTTACTGAACCTTGTAATCCTAGGGCACTTGGTTTTAGAGAGCTAGAAGAAAAGATAAAGGAAAGAGGTAAAAGTGTTATAGCAATAAAAGAATTAGATGAAGCTATAGAAACAACTCTTAAGAAGAAAGAAGGCTATGATTTATTTGTATTTTCTGGTTCACTGTATTTAATTGGAGAAATAAGGAAATATATAGGAAAAAAATAG
- a CDS encoding valine--tRNA ligase produces MAKELSKTYDPKDFEDRLYKFWEESGYFKADVNKEKEPYTIMMPPPNVTGKLHMGHAINNTIQDALIRWKRMQGYEALWLPGTDHASISTEAKVVEKIKSEGKSKEMLGRDGFLEEAWDWTEKYGGNIRKQLRTLGVSCDWSKDRFTLDEGLSEAVEEVFIRLNDKGLIYRGDRIVNWCPNCKTAISDAEVDHREEAGHFWHIKYPYKDGDGYVVIATTRPETLLGDTAVAVHPDDERYTDLVGKKLILPLVGREIPVVADTYVDKEFGTGCVKITPAHDPNDFEVGNRHDLERIKVMNDDATINEHGGKYEGMDRYEARKAMVADLEAEGLLIEIEDHSHNVGHCERCKTTVEPIISKQWFVKMEPLAKPAIEAYKSGELKFVPERLGKVYLNWLENIRDWCISRQLWWGHRLPVYYCDDCGEVIINRTKPETCTKCNSTNLRQDPDTLDTWFSSALWPFSTLGWPNETPELDYFYPTNVLVTGYDIVFFWVVRMVFSALEQMDQIPFEHVFFTGLVRDSEGRKMSKSLGNGIDPLDVIEKYGADALRFTLVTGNSPGNDMRFYEERVEANRNFANKLWNASRFVLMNLDGDLISEEQARANFQLEDKWILSRINTVTKAVTENLDKFEIGLAAQRIYDFAWNEYCDWYIEMVKPRLYGDDKDAKATATWTLVTVLKDILSLLHPLMPYITEEIWQHMPDVETSLIVSNWPEFKESWDNQEVEQHMEVIMEAIKSIRNIRAEMNVIPSKKAKVILVSEEESVRNYLETNAGFFVTLASASEVEVKSDKTDIPEDAMSAVVTGVEIFLPLDELVDFEKELDRLEKEKKKLDGELKRVRGKLSNQGFVGKAPEAVVEAEKEKERNYAEMMDKVVERLEQIKAKMA; encoded by the coding sequence ATGGCAAAAGAACTTTCGAAAACATATGATCCGAAAGATTTTGAGGACAGACTATACAAATTTTGGGAAGAAAGTGGATATTTTAAGGCAGACGTAAATAAGGAAAAAGAACCTTACACAATAATGATGCCGCCACCAAATGTAACGGGAAAGCTTCACATGGGACATGCTATAAACAACACTATTCAAGATGCTTTGATTAGATGGAAGAGAATGCAAGGATATGAAGCACTTTGGTTACCTGGAACTGATCATGCAAGTATTTCTACAGAGGCAAAAGTTGTTGAAAAAATTAAGAGCGAAGGCAAATCGAAAGAAATGCTTGGCAGAGATGGTTTCTTAGAAGAAGCTTGGGATTGGACAGAAAAATACGGTGGAAACATTAGAAAGCAATTGAGAACACTTGGTGTTTCTTGTGACTGGTCTAAGGACAGATTTACATTAGATGAAGGATTGAGCGAAGCTGTAGAAGAGGTATTTATCAGATTGAATGATAAAGGGCTAATCTACAGAGGAGACAGAATCGTTAACTGGTGTCCTAATTGTAAAACTGCTATTTCTGATGCAGAGGTTGACCATAGAGAAGAAGCAGGACATTTCTGGCATATAAAATATCCATACAAAGATGGAGATGGCTATGTAGTTATAGCTACTACTCGTCCAGAGACATTGCTTGGAGATACGGCAGTAGCTGTTCACCCTGATGATGAAAGATATACAGATTTAGTAGGTAAAAAACTTATATTACCACTAGTTGGAAGAGAAATACCTGTAGTAGCAGACACTTATGTTGATAAAGAGTTCGGTACAGGTTGTGTTAAGATAACACCAGCACATGACCCTAATGACTTCGAAGTAGGAAATCGTCATGACTTAGAGAGAATAAAAGTTATGAATGACGATGCTACTATCAATGAGCATGGTGGCAAATATGAAGGCATGGATAGATACGAAGCTAGAAAAGCAATGGTTGCTGATTTAGAAGCAGAGGGATTGTTGATAGAAATTGAAGATCACTCACATAATGTAGGACATTGTGAAAGATGTAAAACTACAGTTGAGCCTATTATTTCAAAGCAATGGTTTGTTAAAATGGAGCCATTAGCAAAACCAGCTATCGAAGCATACAAGAGTGGTGAATTAAAATTTGTTCCAGAGAGATTGGGAAAAGTTTACTTGAACTGGCTTGAAAATATCAGAGATTGGTGTATATCTCGTCAATTATGGTGGGGTCATAGACTTCCTGTTTACTATTGTGATGATTGTGGTGAAGTTATAATCAATAGAACTAAGCCAGAAACGTGTACGAAGTGTAATAGTACAAACTTAAGACAAGATCCAGATACATTAGACACTTGGTTCTCATCTGCACTTTGGCCATTTTCAACATTGGGTTGGCCAAATGAAACACCAGAACTTGATTACTTCTATCCTACAAACGTTTTAGTTACAGGATATGATATTGTATTCTTCTGGGTAGTTAGAATGGTATTTTCTGCATTAGAGCAGATGGATCAAATTCCATTTGAGCATGTATTCTTTACAGGTCTTGTAAGAGACTCGGAAGGAAGAAAGATGAGTAAATCGTTAGGAAACGGTATAGATCCACTTGACGTAATCGAAAAATACGGTGCTGATGCGCTTAGATTTACACTTGTAACAGGTAATTCACCAGGAAATGATATGAGATTCTATGAAGAAAGAGTAGAGGCTAATAGAAACTTTGCTAACAAACTTTGGAATGCATCTAGATTTGTACTCATGAATTTGGATGGAGATTTAATTTCAGAAGAGCAAGCTAGAGCTAATTTCCAACTAGAAGACAAGTGGATACTTTCTAGAATCAATACAGTTACGAAAGCTGTTACTGAGAATTTAGATAAATTTGAGATTGGTTTAGCAGCTCAAAGAATCTACGACTTTGCTTGGAATGAATACTGTGACTGGTACATCGAGATGGTTAAACCTCGTCTATATGGTGATGACAAAGATGCTAAAGCGACAGCTACATGGACATTGGTTACAGTTCTTAAGGATATATTGTCATTGTTACATCCACTTATGCCATATATCACAGAAGAAATTTGGCAACATATGCCAGATGTAGAAACAAGCTTAATTGTTTCAAATTGGCCAGAATTTAAAGAGTCATGGGATAATCAAGAAGTAGAGCAACACATGGAAGTTATAATGGAAGCTATAAAGAGTATAAGAAATATAAGAGCTGAAATGAACGTAATTCCATCTAAAAAAGCTAAAGTTATATTAGTTAGTGAAGAAGAATCTGTAAGAAATTATTTAGAGACAAATGCAGGATTTTTTGTTACACTAGCATCAGCTTCAGAAGTTGAAGTCAAATCTGATAAAACTGATATTCCGGAAGATGCTATGTCAGCAGTAGTAACTGGAGTTGAAATTTTCTTGCCACTTGATGAGTTAGTTGACTTTGAAAAAGAGTTAGATAGACTTGAAAAAGAGAAGAAAAAATTAGACGGCGAGCTTAAAAGAGTTAGAGGAAAACTTTCTAACCAAGGTTTTGTTGGAAAAGCTCCAGAAGCAGTTGTAGAAGCAGAAAAAGAAAAAGAGCGCAACTATGCTGAGATGATGGATAAAGTAGTAGAGAGATTAGAACAAATTAAAGCCAAAATGGCATAA